From a single Lolium rigidum isolate FL_2022 chromosome 7, APGP_CSIRO_Lrig_0.1, whole genome shotgun sequence genomic region:
- the LOC124672392 gene encoding G-type lectin S-receptor-like serine/threonine-protein kinase At1g34300 produces MSKLIAATLLSVLARLRPSLFELDTVVVDLQGSSGGEGRVFQFTFTGVMFLVLLFFVWAVARTCRKNKGKHMMIENFLEEMATEKAIRFTPQELKELTRNYSSRLGAGGFGTVYRGVLPNGLAVAVKVLHGGLDQRSGEQFMAEVGTIGRTHHINLVRLFGFCFHDAVLALVYECMDNGALDAYLFNPSRAVGLPSRRDIAVGIARGLRYLHEECQKKIIHYDIKAGNVLLDGTLTPKVADFGLARLVNRADTHVSMSCVRGTPGYTAPEMWMQSGITEKCDVYSFGMLLLEIVGRRRNFDEAALDVGQQWFPMVAWTKYEKGELMELAMSCLGDVSGVDTADELQMQLCRELAERMCKVAFWCVQQQPEARPPMGVVVKMLEGEMDIAPPANPFQHLMTPAPATNLWEIMAASINTVSGSTNGIVSPGSNEIVSV; encoded by the exons ATGTCGAAACTCATCGCGGCCACACTCCTGTCGGTGCTTGCTCGCCTGCGCCCGTCCCTGTTCGAGCTCGACACGGTTGTCGTGGACCTGCAGGGTAGCAGCGGCGGTgaaggccgag TGTTCCAATTCACATTCACGGGAGTGATGTTCCTCGTCCTGCTCTTCTTTGTGTGGGCGGTCGCCAGGACGTGCCGCAAAAACAAGGGCAAGCACATGATGATCGAGAACTTCCTGGAGGAGATGGCCACCGAGAAGGCCATCCGGTTCACGCCGCAGGAGCTCAAGGAGTTGACACGCAACTACTCGTCCCGCCTCGGCGCCGGTGGGTTCGGCACGGTGTACAGGGGCGTGCTCCCCAACGGCCTCGCCGTGGCGGTCAAGGTGCTCCACGGTGGCCTCGACCAGAGATCCGGGGAGCAGTTCATGGCGGAGGTTGGCACCATCGGGAGGACGCACCACATCAACCTCGTCAGGCTCTTCGGCTTCTGCTTCCACGACGCCGTGCTCGCGCTGGTGTACGAGTGCATGGACAACGGCGCGCTCGACGCCTACCTCTTCAACCCAAGCCGCGCCGTCGGCCTCCCTTCGCGGCGGGACATCGCCGTCGGCATCGCCAGGGGACTCCGGTACCTCCACGAGGAGTGCCAGAAAAAGATCATCCACTACGACATCAAGGCCGGCAATGTCCTCCTCGACGGCACCCTCACGCCCAAGGTGGCCGACTTCGGGCTCGCGAGGCTGGTGAACCGCGCGGACACGCACGTCTCCATGTCCTGCGTGCGCGGCACCCCAGGGTACACCGCACCGGAGATGTGGATGCAGTCAGGCATCACGGAGAAATGCGACGTGTACAGCTTCGGCATGCTACTGCTCGAGATCGTCGGCCGGAGGAGGAACTTCGATGAGGCGGCGCTAGACGTCGGCCAGCAGTGGTTCCCCATGGTGGCATGGACCAAGTACGAGAAAGGCGAGCTGATGGAGCTCGCGATGTCGTGCCTGGGCGATGTCAGCGGCGTCGATACGGCGGATGAACTGCAGATGCAGCTGTGTAGGGAGCTGGCGGAGAGGATGTGCAAAGTGGCGTTCTGGTGCGTGCAGCAGCAGCCGGAGGCGAGGCCGCCGATGGGCGTGGTGGTGAAGATGCTTGAAGGAGAGATGGACATTGCTCCGCCGGCGAACCCGTTTCAACATCTCATGACGCCCGCGCCGGCGACGAATCTCTGGGAGATAATGGCAGCCAGCATAAATACGGTATCAGGGTCGACAAATGGCATTGTTTCTCCGGGTAGCAATGAGATCGTCTCTGTTTGA